The nucleotide sequence GATATAACCGTAGCCGCCGAGCGTCTGCACTGCACGATCGCAGGCCTCGAAGGCAGCATCGGCGGCGCGCAGCTTGGCCATATTGGCCTCGGGTCCGCAGGGCTTGCGATGATCGAACAGCCAAGCCGCCTTGAGCATCAACATCTCCGCGGCTTCCAGCTTCGCATACACATCGGCCAATGGATGCGCGATCGCCTGGTTTTGACCGATCGGACGTCCGAACACGATTCGTTCCTTCGCGTAGCGCACGGCTTTGGCGATCGCGGCGCGCCCGATTCCGATCGCTTCGGCAGCGACCAGGATGCGTTCGGGATTGAGGCCATCGAGCAGGCAATGAAACCCTCGCCCTTCCCCTCCCACTAGATCCGAGACCGCCACGCGCAGGTTGTCGATGAAGAGCATGTTGGTATCGACCGCGGCGCGGCCGAGCTTGTGCAACTCGCGAACCTCGACCGCTGCGGGTTCGAGCTCGGCGAAGAACAGGCTCATTCCGTCGGTCTTCTTTTGGACCTGCTCAAAGGGCGTGGTTCGGGTCAACAGCAGCATGCGCTGCGCCTCGCGCGCCTTGGTGGTGAAGACTTTACGCCCGTTGATCACATAGTTGTCGCCGTCGCGCCGCGCGGCGGTCTTGATATGGGTGATGTCGTTGCCCGCATCAGGTTCGGTAACTGCAAATGCGACGTGCAGCTTTCCGCTCACAACTTCGGGCAGAAAGCGGCGCTTCTGTTCCTCGCTGCCATGAAACACGAGGGGGCTCACGCCGAAGATCGAGAGATGAATCGCGCTCGCCGCCGCCATCGCGCCCCCCGATCCGGCAACCTCGCGCATCACCAGCGCCGCCTCGGTGATTCCAAGCCCGCTGCCGCCGTACTGCTCGGGAATCGCTACGCCGAGCCACCCGCCGCGCGCGACTTCCGCATAGAACTCGTGGGGAAATTCGGCGCGCGCATCGCGATCGCGCCAATATTCGTCGGGGAACTTCTGTCCCATCGCGCGGATCTGCTGAACGATCTCCTGCTGTGCTTCGGTCAATTCGAAATCCATCTTTGACTCCCTTGCCAGGGTTATCTGCATCCCTCAATGAGTAGTCAAGCGGCACATGCACGTTCGATAGGCGCCAGTTAATGGGATCCATCGCGGGCGCTGATACTGAATAGACGACTAAAACGGAACATTACGCCGGTATGAATCTTGAAACCAAGCGTGCGGCTTGGCCCCGGCGCCGCCGTGGTGCGCGGGTGAGATCGGCTTATCAGCCGTCAGGGAGGAAAAGAGTGAAACGGAGGACAAGAGGAAAAGCTGTATCGTGGCTTGGTCCGACGACGCTGTCGTTGCTTTTTGCAACGTCGCAAGCGCTCGCTGCGGGGGGAACCTCAGTCAGTGAACAACAACGGCTCGATGCGCTCAGCGGGAACGTAACCAATCTCGCGGGGGAGGTGACTCAGACCCAGGGAGAAGTGAAACAGATCGAAAAGGCAATAACCGTGGCCCCGCCCGCCGAAGGCGCGCAGCCGCAGACCGTCGGCGAACACGTAGCCAAGATTGAGAGCGACCTTAAAACCAATCTGGGCGTTTCAATCCACGGCTTGGTCGATGCCGGCTATGAGCACAACTTCAACCAGCCCAACGGAAACACCAACCTGTTTCGTGCTTGGGACGCAGATGGTTTTCAGCTCACGCAGGCCAATCTGCATATCGAAAGAGACGGGACCGTCGGCTTCGTAAGCGACATCAACTTCGGCAACGTTGCCAACGCAATCTCGTCCGCGACCAACTTTGGGCCGGTGCACCAGACCAGCGCCCAGTGGATCGATCCGACCCAGTACTACCTGACCTATACCATCCCGCTAGGTGCCGGGATCGCGGCGCAGGCGGGCCGGTTTGTGACTCTGCTTGGCGCGGAAGTCATTCCGACCTACCAGAACCAGAACTACAACGAAACGCGCAGCTTCCTGTTCACCCTGGGCGAGCCGCTGACCCACACCGGCATCCAGGGTGCGTATACCTTCAACGATTACGTGTCGGTCACCGGAGGGCTCAACAACGGATGGGATAATCCGCAGCTCAATAGCAACAACGGTCCCAACTACGAAGGCGAGCTGGTTCTTAATACCAAGGACAAGAGTCTTTCGCTGGTCGTCAATGGCATCTGGGGACCGAACCCCGCTTCGCCGACCACCACCAGCCACTCCAACCAGAATCTGGGCGCGATCGACCCGATTGTCACCTACAAACCGGCATGGCTTCCCGGCGTTACACTGGAGTCGGAATATCTGTACGCCAGCCAAAGCGGGCCGGTGGTGAACGGGCATTCGGCTACCTGGCAGGGACTGGCCGGGTACTTCGTCTACGACTGGAACGCCTGGGAACTCGCAACGCGCGGTGAATTCTTCGACGACGAGGATGGCGCCCGCACGGGAACCGCGCAGACCCTGTGGGAGCTTACGCAGACCGTCACTTGGAAGGTCCCCGAAGTCACCGGATTGTTGGCGCGCCTGGAATACCGGCACGACAGTTCGAACGTGGCGATCTTCCCGAACAACAACTTCGTCAACCCCACGACCCACCAGCAGCAGCTGTGGGAGGGACAGGACACTCTCAGTGCCAACTTTATCTACGCTTTTTAGGTAAGCTCCATCCCTCGCTGGGGAGGGTTTCCGTCAAAGCAGCACGAGCGGCGGACCGGGCAACCGGCTCCGCCGCTCGGCTTATCGCGCGACCGCGCCGCTTTCTGGTATCGATCTGGACTCGCGTCAGCTCCGGTGCGCGAATCTAGCTCCGCATGAACGTTCCCGCTGCGATAGTTATCCTGCTTCTGCTCCTAATCGGCCCGCTCTCGATACATTTCATCGAACAGAACATCGAGATCTACATCTTCATCATCGGTATCGTCGCGACACTCACGGGGTCCGGGTTCGACCGGACGCTGGTACTGAAGGCAAGTGAAGAACCGATCCTCATAACCCTGGCGGTGGTCATCGCCGGAATTCTGTTCAGTTTTTCCCGCCATCGTCTCGACCGGGCGTTCGTGCGACTTCGCCGCCGCATAAGCCGTCCGCTACTGGCCGCGCTCGCGACGTTCGTGCTGGCGGTCCTTGCGGGCATCATCACCGCGATAGTGGCCGCCTTGGTGCTGGTCGAGATGGTTAGATTGCTGCATCTTCAGGGTGAGGCGCGCACGCGGATGACGGTTGCGGCCTGTTTTGCGATCGGTCTGGGCGCCGCGTTGACCCGTGTCGGCGAGCCGCTTTCGGCGCTCGCGGCCTCCGCTTTGAACCTGCCCTTTACGGGATTGTTCCTCCTGCTGGGCCCGTGGATCTTACCCGGAGTTGCGGTTGCGTCAGCGCTGGCGGGGTGGTTTGCGCGAGGCGACTATCACGACCCCGCGGTCGGTGTGCACGTGCACGAAACGCCGCTGGCCGCGATCATTCAGGGCGTCAAGGTTTACGTGTTTGTCGCCGGACTGGTTCTGGTGAGCGATGCATACGCCCAAATTGCGACGCAACTGGTCAGTGCGCTATCGAACGACGCGTTGTTCTGGATCAATACGATATCGGCGGTGCTCGACAACGCCACGCTGGTGGCCCTCGAAGTTCACAGCATGAGTCTGCCGCGCGCCCGCGAGGCAATCATCTCGCTGCTGGTTTCGGGCGGGATGCTCATTCCGGGCAACATTCCCAACGTCATCAGTGCTGGCGCCCTGAAGATCGGCAGTGCGGCATGGGCGCGCATCGGCATACCCATCGGTCTGGCAGGTCTGGGCATCTATTTTGCTCTGCTGAAGGTCATGGCGTGAGAAGGCGCCGATGCGAAAACAAAGTCGAGAATCGTTGGTGTTATCGCGATCTGAGATCGAGAT is from Candidatus Binataceae bacterium and encodes:
- a CDS encoding outer membrane beta-barrel protein is translated as MKRRTRGKAVSWLGPTTLSLLFATSQALAAGGTSVSEQQRLDALSGNVTNLAGEVTQTQGEVKQIEKAITVAPPAEGAQPQTVGEHVAKIESDLKTNLGVSIHGLVDAGYEHNFNQPNGNTNLFRAWDADGFQLTQANLHIERDGTVGFVSDINFGNVANAISSATNFGPVHQTSAQWIDPTQYYLTYTIPLGAGIAAQAGRFVTLLGAEVIPTYQNQNYNETRSFLFTLGEPLTHTGIQGAYTFNDYVSVTGGLNNGWDNPQLNSNNGPNYEGELVLNTKDKSLSLVVNGIWGPNPASPTTTSHSNQNLGAIDPIVTYKPAWLPGVTLESEYLYASQSGPVVNGHSATWQGLAGYFVYDWNAWELATRGEFFDDEDGARTGTAQTLWELTQTVTWKVPEVTGLLARLEYRHDSSNVAIFPNNNFVNPTTHQQQLWEGQDTLSANFIYAF
- a CDS encoding DUF1646 family protein gives rise to the protein MNVPAAIVILLLLLIGPLSIHFIEQNIEIYIFIIGIVATLTGSGFDRTLVLKASEEPILITLAVVIAGILFSFSRHRLDRAFVRLRRRISRPLLAALATFVLAVLAGIITAIVAALVLVEMVRLLHLQGEARTRMTVAACFAIGLGAALTRVGEPLSALAASALNLPFTGLFLLLGPWILPGVAVASALAGWFARGDYHDPAVGVHVHETPLAAIIQGVKVYVFVAGLVLVSDAYAQIATQLVSALSNDALFWINTISAVLDNATLVALEVHSMSLPRAREAIISLLVSGGMLIPGNIPNVISAGALKIGSAAWARIGIPIGLAGLGIYFALLKVMA
- a CDS encoding acyl-CoA dehydrogenase family protein → MDFELTEAQQEIVQQIRAMGQKFPDEYWRDRDARAEFPHEFYAEVARGGWLGVAIPEQYGGSGLGITEAALVMREVAGSGGAMAAASAIHLSIFGVSPLVFHGSEEQKRRFLPEVVSGKLHVAFAVTEPDAGNDITHIKTAARRDGDNYVINGRKVFTTKAREAQRMLLLTRTTPFEQVQKKTDGMSLFFAELEPAAVEVRELHKLGRAAVDTNMLFIDNLRVAVSDLVGGEGRGFHCLLDGLNPERILVAAEAIGIGRAAIAKAVRYAKERIVFGRPIGQNQAIAHPLADVYAKLEAAEMLMLKAAWLFDHRKPCGPEANMAKLRAADAAFEACDRAVQTLGGYGYIREYDVERYFRECRLLKIAPVSQEMVLNSISEHVLGLPRSY